One stretch of Punica granatum isolate Tunisia-2019 chromosome 5, ASM765513v2, whole genome shotgun sequence DNA includes these proteins:
- the LOC116209159 gene encoding cell wall / vacuolar inhibitor of fructosidase 2-like yields the protein MFGIRLESNGFAPSTAGRSRGTFCIGCRQFVFTSPSYAVVTKLVDKVCKKTSNCTFCINALYSDPRTPRADIYNLAYVAIKLAFDNTSDTSGYISSPLNSTFDPNFQKSLQCCEVDYKSALDKLINAFGDLDSESYDGVEHYAEEAASKVDDCQSGLSGTKSPLTGKNQVLNALCKICAIVGKLLNSPEAVTTLN from the exons ATGTTTGGTATACGATTAGAGAGTAATGGCTTCGCACCGAGCACGGCCGGAAGGAGCCGGGGAACTTTTTGCATCGGCTGCCGACAGTTTGTTTTCACCTCG CCCTCTTACGCTGTGGTGACCAAGCTAGTGGACAAAGTATGCAAGAAAACCTCCAACTGCACCTTCTGCATCAACGCACTATACTCCGATCCTCGGACTCCAAGGGCCGACATATACAACCTAGCATACGTTGCCATCAAGTTGGCCTTTGACAATACTAGTGACACTTCAGGTTACATAAGTTCACCGCTCAACAGCACCTTCGACCCCAACTTTCAGAAGTCTCTCCAGTGCTGCGAGGTCGATTATAAGTCTGCACTAGATAAGCTCATAAATGCCTTTGGTGATTTGGACTCAGAGTCGTATGATGGTGTAGAACATTATGCGGAGGAAGCCGCTAGCAAGGTTGatgactgccagtcgggtctcaGCGGGACcaagtcgccacttactgggAAAAATCAGGTGCTGAATGCTCTCTGCAAGATCTGCGCTATCGTGGGGAAGTTACTCAATAGCCCTGAGGCCGTGACCACGCTCAATTGA
- the LOC116207852 gene encoding chaperone protein dnaJ 11, chloroplastic-like produces MSLTSAKPPVQFFKPVNVSTTSGKSHPNVFKVTAAAPCVDPASSAGMARKNTGTTLYEVLNVMSTASQSEIKAAYRRLAKLYHPDSASLESDGGRDFIVIHEAYATLSDPASRARYDLSIVAAGATHFGYSASGAATSELRFSRRWETDQCW; encoded by the coding sequence ATGTCTCTGACTTCTGCAAAACCCCCTGTTCAATTCTTTAAGCCTGTGAATGTGAGCACAACGAGTGGAAAATCACATCCAAATGTCTTCAAAGTGACGGCTGCTGCTCCTTGTGTCGATCCGGCTTCTTCGGCTGGGATGGCACGGAAGAACACGGGGACCACGCTATATGAGGTCCTGAACGTCATGAGCACAGCCTCCCAGTCGGAGATTAAGGCCGCCTATCGTAGGCTTGCAAAGCTTTACCACCCTGATTCTGCCTCTTTGGAATCTGATGGGGGTCGGGACTTCATCGTAATCCATGAAGCCTACGCTACATTATCTGACCCTGCTTCCAGGGCTCGGTACGATCTGTCAATTGTTGCGGCAGGAGCAACTCATTTCGGGTACTCAGCATCAGGAGCAGCAACCTCAGAGCTCCGGTTCAGCAGGAGATGGGAAACAGATCAGTGCTGGTAG
- the LOC116207850 gene encoding pentatricopeptide repeat-containing protein At3g24000, mitochondrial: MINLAMKRRIWSCRARFSYALNPAVQGPTLSAPFSSHANLATFPEPDGWESQNLVPSGVVEDKDLLRKGGPNSKTGLYVLDLIDRSSLGPDPVLYIDLIKKCTNLNKLKEGRLVHAHLMASCFRDDLVMHNHMLNMYAKCGSLQEARKVFDEMPVRDVFTWTALITGYSQSDLSEDAVALFPQMLRADLKPNEFTLSSLLKASGVRVSDGFGRQLHGYCLKCGYISNVYVGSALVDMYSRWEKIDEARSIFDGLDRKNEVSWNALIAGHARMGEAELALSLFSEMLRADFKPSPFTYSSMFGALSSMGFLEQGKWVHAHMIKSDPQLSTYVGNTLLDMYAKSGSIDDAEKVFNRLLRRDLISWNSLLKGYAQHGRGRKTLEQFEEMLSIGVKPSDVTFLSVLTACSHVGLVKEGEHYFQLMRRYGVEPQVSHHATMVDLYGRAGLLDQAKRFIQNMPMEPNAAVWGALLGACRMHKNMELGAYAAERMFELDPDNPGPLMLLSNIYASAGRWSEVAMVRSMMKVNQAKKEPAISWVDIENSVHTFVANDDTHPQREEIRKMWEKVNTKIKEFGYVPDTSHVLFYADQQEKEERLQVHSEKLAFAFALLNTPPGSTIRIKKNIRVCGDCHSAFKFASKAVEREIILRDTNRFHHFRDGSCSCRDYW; encoded by the coding sequence ATGATAAACCTCGCAATGAAGAGGCGAATTTGGAGTTGCAGAGCTCGCTTCTCCTACGCCCTAAACCCTGCCGTTCAAGGGCCCACTCTTTCAGCGCCCTTCAGCTCACATGCAAATCTCGCGACCTTCCCTGAACCGGACGGATGGGAATCTCAAAATTTGGTTCCTTCCGGCGTGGTAGAGGACAAGGACCTCCTCAGGAAAGGCGGCCCCAATTCCAAAACTGGGCTCTACGTTCTCGACCTGATCGACCGCTCCTCTTTGGGACCTGACCCGGTCCTGTACATCGACCTGATCAAGAAATGCACCAACTTGAATAAGCTCAAAGAGGGAAGGCTCGTCCATGCCCACCTGATGGCTTCCTGTTTCAGGGATGACCTCGTTATGCACAATCATATGCTCAACATGTATGCTAAATGTGGGAGCTTGCAGGAAGCCCGGAAGGTGTTCGACGAAATGCCCGTTAGAGATGTGTTTACTTGGACTGCTTTGATCACCGGGTATTCCCAGAGCGACCTGTCTGAGGATGCGGTGGCTCTATTCCCCCAGATGCTTCGCGCGGATTTAAAGCCGAACGAGTTCACGTTGTCCAGCTTGTTGAAGGCCTCTGGAGTTCGGGTTAGTGATGGGTTCGGTAGGCAGCTCCATGGCTACTGTTTGAAGTGTGGGTACATCTCGAATGTTTATGTGGGCAGTGCCCTTGTGGATATGTATTCAAGGTGGGAGAAAATCGATGAGGCCAGGTCGATATTCGATGGGCTGGACAGAAAAAATGAGGTCTCGTGGAATGCTTTGATTGCTGGGCACGCAAGGATGGGCGAAGCAGAACTGGCTCTTAGCCTGTTTTCTGAGATGCTGAGGGCAGATTTTAAGCCCAGTCCTTTCACTTATTCGAGCATGTTTGGTGCCTTATCCAGCATGGGGTTCTTGGAGCAGGGTAAATGGGTCCACGCCCATATGATCAAATCAGATCCCCAGCTCAGTACGTATGTTGGAAATACTCTCCTTGATATGTACGCGAAATCAGGCAGTATAGACGATGCTGAGAAGGTTTTCAATAGGCTGTTGAGGCGGGATCTGATCTCATGGAACTCACTCCTCAAGGGATACGCTCAGCACGGGCGTGGGAGGAAAACTCTTGAACAATTTGAAGAAATGCTGAGTATTGGAGTCAAACCGAGTGATGTAACCTTCCTTTCTGTATTGACTGCTTGTAGTCACGTGGGTCTTGTTAAAGAGGGAGAACACTACTTTCAACTAATGAGGAGGTATGGCGTGGAACCGCAGGTCTCACATCACGCAACTATGGTCGACCTTTATGGTCGAGCTGGTTTATTGGACCAAGCCAAAAGATTCATACAGAACATGCCCATGGAGCCTAATGCGGCGGTTTGGGGAGCCTTGCTCGGTGCTTGTAGGATGCATAAGAACATGGAATTGGGTGCATATGCCGCTGAGCGCATGTTCGAGCTTGATCCCGACAATCCTGGGCCGCTCATGTTGCTCTCCAACATCTATGCATCGGCAGGTAGGTGGAGCGAAGTGGCAATGGTGAGGTCCATGATGAAAGTGAACCAAGCGAAGAAGGAACCAGCCATTAGTTGGGTTGATATTGAGAACTCGGTTCACACTTTTGTTGCTAACGATGACACACACCCACAGAGGGAGGAAATCCGAAAGATGTGGGAGAAGGTAAATACAAAGATAAAGGAGTTTGGGTATGTTCCAGACACTAGTCACGTCCTTTTCTATGCGGATCAGCaggagaaggaggagaggTTACAGGTTCACAGTGAGAAGCTTGCCTTTGCTTTTGCTCTTCTGAACACACCTCCTGGATCCACCATTCGGATCAAGAAGAATATCAGAGTTTGTGGGGACTGCCACTCCGCGTTCAAGTTTGCTTCGAAAGCTGTGGAGAGAGAGATCATTCTGAGAGATACTAATCGGTTCCATCATTTTCGGGATGGTTCTTGCTCATGCAGGGACTATTGGTAG
- the LOC116208101 gene encoding probable galacturonosyltransferase 4 translates to MVVRNLVLVMLCVTVVAPIVLYTHRIGTFKSASSRNEYLEEVTAFTLNGDSRHLNVLPQESSTTLKEPVGVVYTENSTKDVKLVDYKSARVLSATVDENRSQRKNPIKQVTDGARKEDHNGILRTSDTGHEDKGGRERKTAKSSSRVTEGATGNGGLLVEDQSTKSSGTSKEKEPEKQNEPALLSDARVRQLKDQLIRAKVYLSLPSTRNNPHFVRELRLRIKEVQRILGAASKDSELPKSSYDKLKAMEQTLAKGKLIQDDCAAIMKKLRAMLHSTEEQLRVHRKQTLFLTQLTAKTIPKGLHCLPLRLTSEYYTLNSSQQQFPNQEKLEDPSLFHYALFSDNVLAAAVVVNSTISNAKDPEKHVFHIVTDRLNYAAMRMWFLVNPLGKAAVQVQNIQEFTWLNASYSPVLKQLGSASMIDYYFRTHRASSDSNLKFRNPKYLSILNHLRFYLPEVFPKLNKVLFLDDDIVVQKDLSALWSINLKGNVIGVVETCGESFHRFDRYLNFSNPLIAKNFNARACGWAYGMNIFDLNEWRRQNITEIYHKWQELNHGRLLWKLGTLPPGLITYWKRTFSLDRSWHVLGLGYNPSVSQKDIERAAVIHYNGNMKPWLEIGIPKYRNYWAKYVDYDQAYLRECNINP, encoded by the exons ATGGTGGTTAGGAATCTGGTGCTGGTGATGCTCTGCGTCACGGTGGTTGCTCCGATTGTTCTCTACACTCATCGGATTGGAACCTTCAAGTCCGCTTCCT CGAGAAACGAGTACCTAGAAGAAGTTACAGCTTTT ACGTTGAATGGTGATTCTAGGCACTTAAATGTGCTCCCCCAG GAATCATCAACCACCCTTAAAGAACCTGTTGGAGTGGTTTACACTGAGAACTCAACCAAAG ATGTGAAGTTGGTGGATTATAAATCTGCTCGAGTCCTTTCGGCCACAGTAGATGAGAATCGGTCTCAGAGAAAAAATCCCATCAAACAGGTGACTGATGGAGCTCGGAAAGAGGATCATAATGGGATATTGAGGACATCAGACACTGGACACGAAGATaaaggagggagagagaggaaaacTGCTAAATCCTCCAGCCGTGTAACGGAGGGTGCCACCGGAAACGGG GGGCTTTTGGTTGAGGACCAAAGCACTAAATCATCTGGAACTAGCAAGGAAAAAGAACCCGAGAAACAGAACGAACCTGCGCTTCTTTCTGATGCCCGTGTTCGTCAACTCAAAGACCAGCTCATCAGGGCTAAGGTCTACCTATCCCTTCCATCCACCAGGAACAACCCTCACTTTGTTAGGGAACTCCGGCTCCGCATCAAAGAAGTTCAGCGCATACTAGGTGCAGCGAGTAAAGACTCGGAACTGCCAAAGAG CTCCTATGACAAGTTAAAGGCGATGGAGCAAACTCTTGCGAAGGGTAAACTGATTCAAGATGATTGCGCTGCTATCATGAAGAAACTCAGGGCGATGCTCCACTCAACAGAAGAGCAGCTTCGCGTGCACAGGAAGCAGACTCTGTTCTTGACCCAGTTGACTGCAAAAACCATTCCTAAGGGTCTCCACTGCCTCCCCTTGCGCCTCACTTCTGAGTATTACACACTGAACTCCTCTCAACAGCAGTTCCCGAATCAAGAgaagttagaggacccgagcTTGTTTCATTACGCGCTTTTCTCAGATAATGTCTTGGCAGCTGCTGTTGTGGTGAACTCCACTATTAGCAATGCAAAG GACCCCGAGAAGCATGTTTTCCACATTGTTACGGACAGGCTCAATTATGCAGCAATGAGAATGTGGTTTTTGGTGAACCCTCTGGGAAAAGCCGCTGTTCAGGTTCAGAACATCCAAGAGTTTACATGGTTAAATGCGAGTTACAGTCCAGTGCTGAAGCAGTTGGGCTCCGCGTCCATGATAGACTATTACTTTAGGACCCACCGGGCCAGTTCCGACTCAAACCTCAAGTTCCGGAACCCCAAGTATTTGTCCATTCTGAACCATCTGCGGTTTTACCTTCCTGAGGTCTTCCCCAAGCTGAACAAGGTGCTGTTCTTGGACGATGATATAGTTGTGCAGAAGGACCTGAGCGCGCTTTGGTCAATTAATCTGAAAGGGAACGTTATTGGTGTTGTGGAGACTTGTGGGGAGAGCTTCCACCGCTTTGATCGGTACCTCAACTTCTCGAATCCTTTGATTGCGAAGAATTTCAACGCGCGAGCTTGTGGGTGGGCTTATGGGATGAACATCTTTGACTTGAATGAGTGGAGGAGGCAGAACATCACGGAGATATACCACAAGTGGCAAGAACTG aATCACGGTAGGCTCTTGTGGAAGTTGGGGACGCTGCCTCCTGGGCTTATCACTTATTGGAAACGCACATTCTCCCTCGATCGGTCATGGCATGTGCTGGGTTTGGGCTATAATCCCAGCGTCAGTCAGAAAGATATCGAACGGGCAGCGGTGATTCATTACAATGGGAACATGAAACCTTGGCTCGAAATCGGCATCCCCAAGTACCGCAATTACTGGGCCAAGTACGTTGACTACGATCAAGCCTATCTTCGGGAGTGCAACATCAACCCGTGA